In the Anastrepha obliqua isolate idAnaObli1 chromosome 1, idAnaObli1_1.0, whole genome shotgun sequence genome, one interval contains:
- the LOC129236186 gene encoding Golgi to ER traffic protein 4 homolog, which produces MTATAVDRGGQRGVGRVLVKLENSIESGNYYEAHQMYRTLYFRYTGQQKYTDCLELLWSGAMKLVSKQQETSAADLALLLIDTLEKRGSAESDSNSDGDLWIDRLGTIIGRLSATTVERETLVSRAIKWSSDMSGNSLGHPNMHKAIAQVFWAEGNYEQARHHFLLSRDGNLCGRILIKIHKNKGYDSELDLFIVQAVLQQLCLKDRKTAENTFTSFVINHPDIRRKEAPFKQPLLNFVFFLFRCIDTGRNDAFRTLCDLYKPSLNRDSSFEKYLVKIGIHFFGVAPPPSATGGGLMGGMFGDLFTRLFQGFDDDDDESENGQHPRPCTDARSRIGGAANATDLD; this is translated from the exons ATGACCGCAACTGCAGTCGATCGTGGAGGACAACGGGGCGTGGGCCGTGTGCTTGTTAAGTTGGAAAATTCAATTGAGTCGGGCAACTATTATGAAGCACATCAAATGTACCGTACATTGTATTTTCGCTACACCGGTCAACAGAAATACACCGATTGCTTGGAGTTATTGTGGAGCGGTGCAATGAAGCTTGTTTCCAAGCAGCAGGAGACCAGTGCTGCTGATTTAGCTCTACTGCTCATCGACACCTTAGAGAAGCGTGGTAGTGCTGAGTCAGACTCCAATAGTGACGGTGACTTATGGATTGATCGTTTGGGCACTATTATTGGACGGCTTAGCGCTACAACTGTTGAGCGCGAGACTTTGGTA AGTCGTGCAATCAAATGGAGTAGCGATATGTCCGGCAACTCATTGGGTCATCCTAATATGCATAAAGCCATCGCTCAAGTATTTTGGGCCGAGGGAAATTATGAGCAAGCTCGCCACCACTTTTTACTTAGtcgtgatggaaatctttgcgGCCGCATTTTAATCAAGATTCACAAAAACAAAGGCTACGATAGCGAATTGGACTTATTCATAGTGCAAGCAGTACTACAGCAGCTGTGTTTGAAAGACCGCAAAACTGCTGAAAATACGTTTACCTCTTTCGTCATAAATCATCCGGATATTAGGCGTAAAGAAGCTCCCTTTAAACAACCACTATTGAATTTCGTATTCTTCCTGTTTCGATGCATCGATACAGGACGGAATGATGCTTTTCGTACTTTATGCGATTTGTATAAACCCAGTTTGAATAGGGATTCATCATTTGAGAAGTATTTGGTAAAAATAGGAATACACTTCTTTGGTGTTGCACCACCACCTTCAGCGACCGGTGGTGGTTTAATGGGTGGCATGTTCGGCGACTTATTTACTAGATTATTCCAAGGATTTGACGACGATGACGATGAAAGCGAAAATGGGCAGCATCCAAGGCCATGCACGGATGCACGCAGCCGTATTGGAGGTGCAGCGAATGCCACTGATTTGGACTAG
- the LOC129236185 gene encoding BTB/POZ domain-containing protein KCTD9 codes for MERLATSSYKSGASTHPPLKSDQSPVEMEPSTEVVRESDAKFPASKWVKLNVGGKVYVTTLCTLVSKEPDSMLARMFSQDGMLPSEQDEQGAYLIDRSAHYFEPIINYLRHGQLIADANVSLEGVLEEARFFGIYSLISQLEPQLAQINRPIDDMPLTRRDVIKALIQTPHASELRFQGVNLAGADLRKLDFRNINFKYACMQRCNLSHANLTYCCLERTDLAFANLECSQLVSVKGLCANMEGANLRGCNFEDPTGVRTNLEGVNLKGACLESSNMAGINLRVANLKDANMKNCNLRSAVLAGADLERCNLSGSDLQEANLRGANLKDAELTLMVTPLHMAQAIR; via the exons atggaGCGACTAGCAACCAGTAGCTATAAATCTGGAGCAAGCACACATCCTCCATTGAAATCGGACCAATCACCGGTCGAAATGGAACCTTCCACAGAAGTGGTGCGTGAAAGTGATGCCAAATTTCCTGCATCGAAGTGGGTGAAGTTGAATGTAGGTGGAAAGGTGTATGTGACCACCTTATGTACACTGGTTAGTAAGGAGCCTGATAGTATGTTGGCACGCATGTTTTCGCAGGACGGCATGTTGCCTAGTGAGCAGGATGAACAAGGCGCGTATCTTATAGATCGCAGTGCCCACTACTTTGAACCAATAATCAATTATCTGCGACATGGGCAACTGATTGCTGACGCTAATGTTAGCCTGGAAGGTGTATTGGAAGAAGCAAGATTTTTCGGTATATATTCGCTTATTAGCCAGCTAGAGCCCCAACTTGCCCAGATCAATCGACCTATAGACGATATGCCACTTACACGTCGGGATGTTATCAAAGCGCTGATACAAACTCCCCATGCTAGTGAACTGCGTTTCCAGGGCGTGAATTTGGCTGGTGCCGACTTGCGGAAGCTAGATTTccgtaatataaattttaag tatgcatgcatgcaacgGTGTAATTTATCGCATGCAAATCTGACTTATTGCTGTTTGGAACGTACCGACTTGGCTTTTGCGAATTTGGAGTGTTCGCAACTAGTATCGGTGAAGGGTTTGTGCGCCAATATGGAGGGTGCGAACCTGCGCGGTTGTAATTTCGAAGATCCGACCGGTGTACGTACGAATTTGGAAGGTGTAAATTTAAAAGGGGCTTGCTTGGAGAGTAGCAATATGGCAGGGATAAATCTACGTGTCGCCAATTTGAAAGATGCTAACATGAAGAATTGTAATTTGCGTTCAGCTGTGCTTGCCGGCGCAGATTTGGAACGTTGTAACCTATCGGGCAGTGACTTGCAAGAGGCAAATTTGCGTGGTGCCAATTTGAAGGATGCCGAATTGACGCT